In a genomic window of Meleagris gallopavo isolate NT-WF06-2002-E0010 breed Aviagen turkey brand Nicholas breeding stock chromosome 1, Turkey_5.1, whole genome shotgun sequence:
- the GJA3 gene encoding gap junction alpha-3 protein: MGDWSFLGRLLENAQEHSTVIGKVWLTVLFIFRILVLGAAAEEVWGDEQSDFTCNTQQPGCENVCYDKAFPISHIRFWVLQIIFVSTPTLIYLGHVLHIVRMEEKRKEKEELKKRGSVKENNHPGAATSGGGSRGGNNFKDPPIKMGKEKLPIRDERGRIRMGGALLRTYIFNIIFKTLFEVGFIVGQYFLYGFELKPVYQCSRPPCPHTVDCFISRPTEKTIFIIFMLVVASVSLLLNMLEIYHLGWKKLKQGMTSQYSLEMPITTLTPVMVTGESKPVSLPPPAPPVVVTTTAPAPVLPDTRAVTPLLAPVTMAPYYAAAAPRARPPSNTASMASYPVAPPVPENRHRAVTPTPVSTPVTIPTPIPTPTPAVINYFNSKSNALAAEQNWVNMAAEQQDKAPSSSAGSSTPSSVRHPLPEQEEPLEQLLPPPAGPPITTANSGSSTSLSGASGSKWDVEGEEELAEERPISATCTTVEMHEPPLLVDTRRLSRASKSSSSRARSDDLAV, from the coding sequence atGGGTGACTGGAGCTTTCTAGGGAGACTGCTAGAGAACGCGCAGGAGCATTCCACGGTGATTGGGAAGGTTTGGCTGACAGTACTGTTTATCTTCAGGATACTGGTGCTGGGGGCTGCCGCTGAGGAAGTCTGGGGAGACGAGCAGTCAGACTTTACATGCAACACTCAGCAACCTGGTTGCGAAAATGTTTGCTATGACAAAGCCTTCCCCATTTCTCATATCCGCTTCTGGGTGCTGCAGATCATTTTTGTCTCCACTCCAACCCTCATCTATTTGGGCCACGTGCTGCACATTGTACGCatggaggagaagaggaaagaaaaagaagagctgaaaaagaGGGGAAGTGTCAAAGAGAACAACCATCCAGGAGCAGCAACATCTGGTGGTGGTAGTAGAGGTGGCAATAATTTCAAGGATCCTCCTATCAAAATGGGAAAGGAGAAGCTTCCGATCCGTGATGAGCGTGGTAGAATCCGTATGGGAGGTGCTCTGCTCCGTACCTACATCTTCAACATCATTTTCAAGACGCTGTTTGAGGTAGGCTTCATTGTGGGCCAGTACTTCCTTTATGGCTTTGAACTAAAGCCAGTCTACCAATGCAGCCGTCCGCCTTGCCCTCACACTGTGGACTGCTTCATCTCACGGCCCACTGAAAAGACAattttcatcatcttcatgTTGGTGGTGGCCTCTGTCTCACTGCTACTGAACATGCTTGAGATATATCACTTGGGGTGGAAGAAGCTGAAGCAGGGCATGACAAGCCAGTACAGTCTTGAGATGCCTATTACAACACTGACACCGGTCATGGTAACAGGGGAATCCAAACCAGTTTCCCTgccaccaccagcaccaccagTGGTGGTAACAACCACTGCACCTGCTCCTGTTCTGCCTGACACGCGTGCTGTCACGCCGCTGCTGGCTCCGGTGACCATGGCACCCTACTATGCTGCGGCTGCTCCTAGGGCACGGCCCCCCTCCAACACTGCCTCCATGGCAAGCTACCCTGTTGCCCCACCAGTTCCAGAGAACAGGCACCGTGCTGTCACCCCTACACCCGTCTCCACTCCTGTCACCATCCCAACTCCCATCCCCACACCCACACCAGCCGTCATCAACTACTTCAACAGCAAAAGCAATGCCCTGGCAGCCGAGCAGAACTGGGTCAATATGGCAGCTGAGCAGCAAGACAAGGCACCCTCCAGCTCAGCGGGTTCCTCCACCCCTAGCAGTGTCCGGCATCCCCTTCCAGAGCAAGAAGAGCCCCTGGAGCAGCTTCTCCCACCCCCAGCTGGGCCACCCATCACCACAGCCAACAgtggcagcagcaccagcttgAGCGGAGCAAGTGGAAGCAAGTGGGATGTGGAAGGCGAggaggagctggcagaggaACGGCCCATCTCAGCCACTTGCACCACCGTGGAGATGCATGAGCCACCGTTGCTTGTAGACACACGGCGTTTGAGCAGGGCCAGTAAGtcgagcagcagcagagccaggtcAGATGACTTGGCCGTGTAG